Proteins co-encoded in one Bacillus thuringiensis genomic window:
- a CDS encoding AAA family ATPase — protein sequence MQRVAKSLDLKVNFHSDKCMKHSYEIGGQKFVKPVQMIEFKEQVVCPRCVVEENDRVLKEQANNHYKKIKRSKKFNMLTKHSIISNEEILEATLSNYRTECNETRTNKRLVEGIVESLKAGKVKNVFIVGVQGAGKSHLAYSILRELRDYFYGISDGEKDNDELTYSKMKSCLYVEIEQLMRLIKDSFNNKESKYTEEYCVDLLTSVDFLVLDDLGAESGSMNRTDEASNFIQRVLYAVTNGRQGKVTITTTNLSSGDIFKKYDKKLGSRILNKAEAIVFKETSDKRIEHLGF from the coding sequence ATGCAACGGGTAGCAAAATCCCTGGATTTAAAGGTGAACTTCCATTCTGATAAATGTATGAAACATTCTTATGAAATAGGTGGCCAAAAGTTTGTTAAGCCAGTTCAAATGATTGAATTCAAGGAACAAGTTGTCTGCCCGCGATGTGTTGTTGAGGAAAACGACAGAGTGTTAAAAGAACAGGCGAATAATCATTACAAGAAAATCAAAAGATCTAAGAAATTCAACATGCTTACAAAGCACAGCATAATTAGTAATGAGGAAATTCTTGAAGCTACGCTTTCTAATTATAGAACCGAATGCAATGAGACTAGAACAAACAAAAGACTCGTAGAGGGCATTGTAGAGAGCCTAAAAGCAGGTAAAGTTAAAAATGTATTTATTGTAGGTGTGCAAGGCGCAGGTAAAAGTCATTTAGCTTATTCGATTCTAAGAGAACTAAGAGATTATTTCTATGGAATTTCAGATGGTGAGAAGGATAATGACGAACTAACTTATTCAAAAATGAAAAGTTGTTTATATGTAGAGATTGAACAGTTAATGCGGCTTATCAAGGATTCGTTTAATAACAAAGAGTCTAAGTATACAGAAGAATATTGTGTAGACCTTTTAACAAGTGTTGACTTCCTGGTACTTGATGATTTAGGAGCAGAAAGCGGATCAATGAACAGAACGGACGAAGCAAGCAACTTCATTCAACGTGTACTGTATGCCGTAACAAACGGAAGACAAGGGAAAGTAACCATCACAACAACTAACTTATCAAGCGGTGACATATTCAAGAAATACGACAAGAAGCTAGGTAGCCGAATTTTAAACAAAGCTGAAGCAATCGTATTTAAGGAAACATCAGATAAACGCATTGAACATTTAGGATTCTAA
- a CDS encoding helix-turn-helix domain containing protein → MGKFETAEQLENYTISQQAKKYMKKERQKLYIPLEKYDLVFSDKEVNHMKKLWRENKSLAEIAEEMGRHEMEIAVLIMDQGDKQRINKRPMGLGA, encoded by the coding sequence ATGGGGAAATTCGAAACAGCAGAACAGCTTGAGAATTACACGATTTCACAACAAGCGAAAAAGTATATGAAAAAAGAACGACAGAAATTATATATACCTCTTGAAAAGTATGATCTTGTATTTAGCGATAAAGAAGTAAACCACATGAAAAAATTGTGGAGAGAAAACAAATCTCTGGCTGAAATAGCCGAAGAAATGGGACGTCATGAAATGGAAATAGCGGTACTTATTATGGACCAGGGTGATAAACAAAGAATAAACAAACGTCCAATGGGGTTAGGAGCATGA
- a CDS encoding Fur-regulated basic protein FbpA: MDRQDVLINKLIDNHIYKLPDGRDLFEGSCEELAGLLKGDGENETYKE; this comes from the coding sequence ATGGACAGGCAAGACGTTTTAATCAACAAATTAATCGATAATCACATATACAAGCTACCCGATGGGCGCGATCTCTTTGAGGGGAGTTGCGAGGAACTGGCGGGGCTACTAAAAGGAGATGGGGAGAATGAGACATACAAGGAATAG
- a CDS encoding conserved phage C-terminal domain-containing protein → MATFRVSKDKNYTTINNTGLRDERLTWKAKGILAYILSLPDDWVFYMEEVATHSKDKLDSLKSGIKELKEHGYVKRYPVKNEKGKIARWEMIIYEVPQGEYPLVENPQMEKPLVDKPLVENPLLLSTKELSTNKPNTDKQNNTMSSSNEEDNPSPIPYEDIVSFLNKKVGKSFKHKTAKTRSLIKARFKDGFTIDDFKRVIDIKAAQWLNDSHMSQYLRPETLFGTKFESYLNEKGAKKHVGNSNATGSKIPGFKGELPF, encoded by the coding sequence ATGGCAACTTTTAGAGTAAGTAAAGACAAAAACTATACAACAATTAATAATACAGGGCTTCGTGATGAACGTTTGACTTGGAAGGCTAAAGGAATTCTAGCGTATATCCTTTCACTCCCTGATGACTGGGTATTTTATATGGAAGAAGTCGCTACTCATTCAAAAGACAAATTAGATAGCCTGAAATCTGGCATAAAAGAATTAAAGGAACATGGATATGTAAAGAGATATCCTGTGAAAAACGAAAAAGGAAAGATTGCTAGATGGGAAATGATTATATATGAAGTTCCACAAGGGGAATATCCACTAGTGGAAAATCCACAAATGGAAAAACCACTAGTGGACAAACCATTAGTGGAAAATCCACTGCTACTAAGTACTAAAGAACTAAGTACTAATAAACCAAATACTGATAAACAAAATAATACTATGTCCTCTTCTAACGAAGAAGACAATCCGTCTCCTATTCCTTATGAAGATATTGTTTCTTTTCTTAATAAAAAAGTAGGTAAATCTTTTAAACATAAAACAGCGAAAACTAGATCGTTAATCAAAGCTAGATTCAAAGATGGTTTTACTATAGATGATTTTAAACGAGTTATTGATATAAAAGCAGCCCAATGGTTAAACGATTCACACATGAGTCAGTATTTAAGACCAGAAACGTTATTTGGTACTAAATTCGAAAGTTACTTAAACGAAAAAGGAGCGAAAAAACATGTTGGTAACAGCAATGCAACGGGTAGCAAAATCCCTGGATTTAAAGGTGAACTTCCATTCTGA
- the recT gene encoding recombination protein RecT — protein sequence MANNESIKNQLANRTENKPASPEQTVEAYMKKMGPRMAEVLPKHMDMDRMSRIALTTIRTNPMLLECTVPSLMGAVMQAVQLGLEPGLLGHCYLLPFNKNVGTKQNPQWIKEVQFIIGYKGMIDLARRSGHIQSIYAHAVYENDEFEYELGLHPKLTHKPSFGDRGKFIGAYAVAHFKDGGYQMEFMPESEIEKRRGRSKSKDFGPWKSDYEEMAKKTVVRSMFKYLPISIEVQTQAQHDEVVRKDITEEPEFIEAEETNEETANQEQSEIVFEQ from the coding sequence ATGGCAAACAATGAATCTATTAAAAACCAATTAGCAAACCGTACTGAAAACAAACCAGCTAGCCCAGAACAAACAGTTGAAGCTTATATGAAGAAAATGGGGCCAAGAATGGCTGAAGTGTTACCAAAGCACATGGATATGGACCGTATGAGCCGTATAGCCCTTACAACGATTCGTACTAATCCAATGCTATTAGAATGCACTGTGCCTTCCTTAATGGGTGCTGTAATGCAGGCAGTACAACTTGGACTAGAACCTGGCTTACTCGGTCATTGCTACTTGCTTCCTTTCAATAAAAATGTAGGTACAAAACAGAATCCCCAGTGGATTAAGGAAGTTCAATTCATCATCGGATATAAAGGAATGATTGATTTAGCAAGACGTTCAGGTCACATCCAAAGTATATATGCTCATGCAGTGTACGAAAATGACGAGTTCGAATACGAATTAGGGTTACATCCTAAGTTAACACATAAACCTTCATTTGGAGATAGAGGGAAGTTCATTGGAGCGTATGCAGTAGCCCACTTCAAAGATGGCGGATATCAAATGGAGTTTATGCCAGAAAGCGAGATTGAAAAGCGAAGAGGTCGCTCTAAATCCAAGGACTTTGGTCCTTGGAAAAGTGATTATGAAGAAATGGCTAAGAAAACAGTCGTGAGATCGATGTTTAAATACTTACCAATCAGCATTGAGGTTCAAACGCAAGCACAGCATGACGAAGTAGTTCGAAAAGACATTACAGAAGAACCGGAGTTTATTGAAGCAGAAGAAACAAACGAAGAAACAGCAAACCAAGAACAATCAGAAATTGTATTTGAACAATGA
- a CDS encoding glutaredoxin family protein, producing MATKIVMFTGNSCSKCMRAKANFENLPLEIKENVELIERNVDENEHDYKFLTEQLKSNSLPTFLINPEEGSTDYKPLIGFDENIGKIMSAIGL from the coding sequence ATGGCAACTAAGATCGTTATGTTTACAGGAAATTCTTGTTCGAAATGCATGAGAGCGAAAGCAAATTTTGAAAACCTACCACTAGAAATAAAAGAAAATGTTGAATTGATTGAAAGAAATGTAGATGAAAATGAGCATGATTATAAATTTTTAACGGAACAATTAAAATCGAATTCGCTACCTACATTTCTTATTAACCCGGAAGAAGGTTCGACGGATTATAAACCGTTAATTGGATTTGATGAAAATATCGGAAAAATAATGTCAGCGATAGGCTTGTAG